The stretch of DNA GGCGCGGCGGTTGGAGTCTGGAATCGGCCGTCTACATCGCGGCTCCCTTTGCCCGACCAGTCGGTGAACGGAGGGCAGCCAACAGACCACGACCGCGCGGATCGCCCCGATCTCCAGGTTGTGATCAGGTCATGCCCAGGCTCCGGTCAGGTCGGGAGAGGCGATCGCCCCCAGATCCGGCGGACCTGGGGGCGATCGGGGCAGCGGTCGACGCTGCCGGTGGTGCTACTTCTTGACCTTGGCGGTCGGAGCGCTGAAGTTGCTCGCCTGCGCGCCGCCGAGGACGCCGGTCACCAGGACCTTGACCTTCTTGCCGGCGTACTTCTTGCTCAGCTTGAGCGAGGAGCCGTTGTGCACGGCCTTCTTGCCGACGTACCAGGTGGTGGTCAGCTTGGCGCCCTTGCTCCATGAGCCGGTGACGACCTTGAGCGTCTTGCCGACCTTGGCCTTGCCCTTGATCACCGGGGCGGTCGACGTGATGGAGGCCGCCGGTCCCGCGGGGCCGGCGGGACCGGCCGGACCCTGGGCGCCCGGTACGACGGACGTGGCCGCCGAGGTGACCGCCAACGGGTCGTAGTCGCCGAGCGTGCCGGTCGCCGTGACGGTGATCCGCTTGCCGCGCTCGTCGGCGGTGAGGGTGGCGGCGTTGCCGGTCGCGAACTCGACGCCGTCGGCCTTCCAGGAGTAGGCCACCGAGGTGCCGGTGGTGAACGCACCGGTGAGGTTCGCGGTCAGGGTCTGGCCGACGTCGGCCTTGCCGGAGATGGTGACCGCGCTCGGCGCGACGAACTGCGCGATGGTGACCTGGTCGACCAGCGAGCCCTTCGGGTGGGCCGTCGTCCAGGCGTTGTTGGCGGTGGCGTCGACGGGCGCGGCCGGCGTCGTCAGCACGCCGTTGGCGTCCTTGACCGCACCGGCCCAGGTGTTGCCGACGTTGCCGGCCCACGGCACGTTGCCGCGCTGGACCGCCGCGTTGGCGCTGGTGGTGGCGGTGTCACCGCTGCGGACGTCCTTGACGTTGATGCCGTCGGCGCCGAAGTTCACCTGCAGGTAGCTCTGCACGTGCTCCTGGTTCTCCACCGCGTTGGCCCAGTGGTTGGTGTGGCCCCCGCTGACGGCGCCGTTCGAGGCGGCCTGGGCCGCGCTCTCGGACTGGTCCGGGCCGTAGTCGCGGTTGTTGGCGGTGCCGGGCGCGGTCAGGTCGTAGTACTTCGAGCCGGAGGCCGAGTTGGCGGTCACGTAGATGACGCCCCCGGGGCCCGGAAGGATCGTGGTGCCGTCCGGGTTACCGGCCGCGTCGGACTGCTCGGCGGTCCACTGGCCGTTCGAGAGCTCGGCCGCCTCGCCGCTGCGCGCCCCGTTCTTGATCGTGTAGCTGCGCGAGTAGGAGTGGTCGTGCCCCTGCAACACCAGGTTGATCCCGAGCTGGGAGAACGCGGTGGTGAAGTCGGCGCGCCGCTGGGCGTTGTCGGCGTCGTTGGCGTGGTCGGCCGGCGAGTAGATCGAGTGGTGGTAGATGAGCACCTTGTACTTGGCGTCCGCACCGTGCGCGGCGACGACGTTCTTGATGTACGCCACGTGTGCCGGGTCACCGGTGAGCGTGCCACCGGTCGCCGCGTAGGAGTTGGAGTTGATGTCGATGAAGAGCACGTCGCGGTAGGTGAACCAGTAGTCGCCGCCGCTGACCGATGCCGGGTCACCGGAGTAGTACCGGGAGTCGTCGGTCAGGTTCGGCTGGGCGAGGTGCTGCTGGTAGGTCTTGGTGGCGACGTCGTGGTTGCCGATCGTGGAGGCCCACGGGATCTCGTCGCCGGTCGCGATGTCGGAGCCACCGCGGGCGAAGGGCCGCAGGAAGTTGTTCCACTGGTCCTCGAGCAGGTTCGCCGTTCCGCCCGGCACCGTGGAGCTGGTGCTGGTGGCGTCGATCTGGTCACCGCCGGAGAGGTACAGCTCGGAGTCGGTGTCGTGCGACTGTGCGAACTTCACGGTCTGGACCCAGCCGTCGCCGTCCAGGCTGTCCTGGCCCGACGCGCCGATCTGCGGGTCGCCGAAGAAGTCGGCCGAGAACCCGGAGTCGAAGGTCGAGGACTTGGTGGTGAAGGTGAAGGTCTGCGACCAGCCGCCAGCGGTGCTGCCCACCTTGTAGGAGTACTGCGTGTTGGCGGCGAGGCTCTTCAGCACCGCGTGGGCGTTGAACTCGGTGGTGGCCCCCTGGGTGTTGGCGACCGGCGTGACGTCGACCGACGTCGTGCCGGTGCCGGCAGCGAACGTGCTGGTCGGCCCGTAGACCAGCTGCTGGACGTCGCCGGTCTGGGAGTACCACGCCAGCGTGCGCTGGGAGGCGTCTGCACCGACGCCGAGGATGATGCCGTGGTCGTTGTTCGGGCCGGCCGCCTGGGCGGTCGTGCCCGAGACACCCAGGAAGACGGTGGCGCCGAGGCCGGCGACCGCCATCGCCGCGATGCCGCGGCGGACGAGGCCGGGGCGCTCGGCGAGAATGCTGAGTTTCATCAGTGATCCCGTTCTCTTCATGAAGTCGCGGTCAACGGACCGCGCCGCGAGGCTCTCGGGATCAGGTAAATGAGAGGGAAAGTTCATCGAGACGATGAACTAAGTCTGGCGTTCAGGTTCTCTCAGGTTCGCGCGTCGCCGCGGCGACAGGACCGCTGGGGCGGCTCAACTCAGCTGCGCGCCGTGGGCGACGTCCCACACCCGCTGCACGAACCAGAGCAGACCGAAGATCGCCACGACGGCGGCCACGGAGCCGCTGACCCACAGGCCGACGCGGGGCGAGCGGTGCCGGATGAGCGCCAGGATCGGGAAGATCAGGACGATCAGACCGATCTGCACCGACTCGATGCCGATGCTGAAGACCAGCAGGGACCACAGCAGCGTCCAGGACCAGGGGTTGTCGATGCCGAGCGCGCCGGCGAAGCCCATCCCGTGGATGAGGCCGAAGAAGAACACCACGCCGAGACGCAGATAGCCGGCACGGTCGAGGGCGAAGTGGCTGCGACTGGCGGTGATGATGTCGGTGGCATGGCTGCCACGACGCCACAACCGGACCAGGTGCCAGCCGGCCACGGCAGCGATGGAGAGCGCGATCAGCGGCTCGACCAGGTTCTCCGAGACGTGCACGATCCCCAGTGCGGTCAGCGCCAACGTGACCAGGTGCGCGATGGTGAAGGTGGTGGCGCCGAGCACGACCTCGCGCAATCGGCGCGAGCCGACGATGAGGGCGGCGAGGAAGAGCAGGTGGTCGATCCCGGTGAGCAGGTGGTGGGTGCCGAGCCGGTAGAACTCGCCGAAGCGCTGGCCGAAGCTCTGGTGGGTGGAGAACGACGTCTGGTCCATCTCCAGCGCGGCGCTGCCGTGGCGCATGTCGAGGTCGTAGGTGGCGATCGTGGTCGTGCCCTTGACGTAGCCCTCGTCGGCGTTGAAGAACGTCGTCGTGAAGTCGTGCACCGAGGCGTTCGGATCACAGGCGTAGTCGACGTCGACGAACGCGTACGGCACACCCTGGCGCATCTTGATGGTCGCGTCACTCACCGAGGTGGTGGTGCAGGCCTTTCCGCTCCCGGTGATGTGGAAGTGATCGGCGATGTACCTCAGCGTCGAGGACTTGTTGTCATCCATCGCCTTCGCCATGCCCGGCGCGTCACCGTCGTCCCAGGCCGGCTGGCCCGCGCGGTAGAGCGCGTCGTCGTGCTCGTAGTCGGCGACCGAGACCTCGAACAGGTCGTACTCCAGCCCGAGGTCGACCCGCACGACCCCTCGTTCGGGCGAGGTCATGTCGACGTACACGACCGAGGTGAGACCGTGCGCCTGCGAGGGGCCGGCGAGGGCGGTCAGCACGAACAGCAGCATCGCGACGGTCGTGAGCAGCAGGGCGACAGCGTCGCGGCAGCGGCCGTGGAGGAGACGGGACACGAGCGGACTTCCTTCCGGATCGCGCCGAGAGTCGCGGTGGCCGACGACCTGCGATCGACCTGGCGGTGAACCCGCGACGACCGGGATGTGACAGCTGTCGGTCGATACTCGAGCGGCTCTACCCATCAGGTAGGAATGGTCCGCACCGACGCCTCTCCTCCGTCACGAAGGACCCCGCATGGGCAACCGTTCCCGTCTCGGCATCGTCTCGGCGACGCTCGCTCTCCTCCCGACGCTGGCGGCGTGCTCGGGCTCGAGCACCACCGCCCCGGACGCGTCAGCGAGCACGTCACAGAGCACGTCAGCGAGCCCGTCGGCCAGCCCCACCGGCCTGTACGACGAGAACCTCTCGCACCACCCCACCACCTACGGGACGCTCGCCCCCGGCTTCGTCGCCACCGACTCCCCGCCGCCGCCCGAGGGCACCTTCACCCCCGCGCCGGGCTCGTGGAGCGAGGTACACCCACCGAAGGGCTACCGCGTGCAGCTGGTCGCCGCGGCCCACGACAGGCAGGCCGCCGTGACGGTGGCAGCAGTCCGATCCTGGGCGAGGGCCGAGTCGGTGGACCTGAGCGTGATCAAGGTGGCGAAGCCGGCCGACAACCTCCAGGACCTGAGCACGGCCATGAAGGCCGAGCCCGACCTGCTGGTCTCGGCCGGCGACAGCCTCGTCGACGCGATGGCACTGGTCACCGCCAGCGCCCCGGGCATCCGCTTCCTCATCCTCGGCGGCGAGCTCGCCGAGCCCACCCAGAACGTCACCGCCGTCGACTGGGCCGGCGCCTCCTACCGCGGCGAGGGCCTGGGCACTGCCCCCACCCACGACCCCGCCTCGTTCACCCCCGAGCGCACCGGGCGAGCCATCCGAGCGGGCGTGGCGGCTGTGCTGACCAACTGGGTCAACACCGTGGTCTGGCTCAGCTAGCAGCCGCCGCCCGCGGGTCGATCAGGATCTTCGCGTGCTCCCCCGCCTCGGCCAGATCCGCGAAGGCACCCGCCACGCCGTCGAGGCCGACGGTGCCGGTGATCAGCGGCGACGGGTCGACCTTCCCGGAGGCGATCCACTGCAGTGTCTGGTGGAACTCGGCAGGGTCGTAGCCGAACACGAAGCGCAGGTCGATCTCCTTGCCGATGGCGATCGAGGGACGGATGGTGTCCGGCTCCATGCACACGCCCACCACGATCACCCGCGAGCGCAGCGGCGCCGTGGCCACCATGGTGTCGATCATCCCTGGTACGCCGACGCACTCGAAGACGACCGGGCCCTTCGGCAGCTGACCGGTCCGCTCGGCCAGTCGCATGAGCCTCGCCCACGACGAGCCCGGCAGGCGGCGGGCCGCGCGCATGCTGCCCAGCGCGAGGTCGAAGAGCCCCTGGGCGCTGCGCAGGTGGCCGCGGCGCTCGCCGTA from Nocardioides sp. BP30 encodes:
- a CDS encoding metallophosphoesterase family protein codes for the protein MKLSILAERPGLVRRGIAAMAVAGLGATVFLGVSGTTAQAAGPNNDHGIILGVGADASQRTLAWYSQTGDVQQLVYGPTSTFAAGTGTTSVDVTPVANTQGATTEFNAHAVLKSLAANTQYSYKVGSTAGGWSQTFTFTTKSSTFDSGFSADFFGDPQIGASGQDSLDGDGWVQTVKFAQSHDTDSELYLSGGDQIDATSTSSTVPGGTANLLEDQWNNFLRPFARGGSDIATGDEIPWASTIGNHDVATKTYQQHLAQPNLTDDSRYYSGDPASVSGGDYWFTYRDVLFIDINSNSYAATGGTLTGDPAHVAYIKNVVAAHGADAKYKVLIYHHSIYSPADHANDADNAQRRADFTTAFSQLGINLVLQGHDHSYSRSYTIKNGARSGEAAELSNGQWTAEQSDAAGNPDGTTILPGPGGVIYVTANSASGSKYYDLTAPGTANNRDYGPDQSESAAQAASNGAVSGGHTNHWANAVENQEHVQSYLQVNFGADGINVKDVRSGDTATTSANAAVQRGNVPWAGNVGNTWAGAVKDANGVLTTPAAPVDATANNAWTTAHPKGSLVDQVTIAQFVAPSAVTISGKADVGQTLTANLTGAFTTGTSVAYSWKADGVEFATGNAATLTADERGKRITVTATGTLGDYDPLAVTSAATSVVPGAQGPAGPAGPAGPAASITSTAPVIKGKAKVGKTLKVVTGSWSKGAKLTTTWYVGKKAVHNGSSLKLSKKYAGKKVKVLVTGVLGGAQASNFSAPTAKVKK
- a CDS encoding HupE/UreJ family protein, whose product is MSRLLHGRCRDAVALLLTTVAMLLFVLTALAGPSQAHGLTSVVYVDMTSPERGVVRVDLGLEYDLFEVSVADYEHDDALYRAGQPAWDDGDAPGMAKAMDDNKSSTLRYIADHFHITGSGKACTTTSVSDATIKMRQGVPYAFVDVDYACDPNASVHDFTTTFFNADEGYVKGTTTIATYDLDMRHGSAALEMDQTSFSTHQSFGQRFGEFYRLGTHHLLTGIDHLLFLAALIVGSRRLREVVLGATTFTIAHLVTLALTALGIVHVSENLVEPLIALSIAAVAGWHLVRLWRRGSHATDIITASRSHFALDRAGYLRLGVVFFFGLIHGMGFAGALGIDNPWSWTLLWSLLVFSIGIESVQIGLIVLIFPILALIRHRSPRVGLWVSGSVAAVVAIFGLLWFVQRVWDVAHGAQLS